In Temnothorax longispinosus isolate EJ_2023e chromosome 2, Tlon_JGU_v1, whole genome shotgun sequence, one DNA window encodes the following:
- the Phtf gene encoding protein phtf, translating to MRLIHMGLNELVHWYQKKIGTYDKQQWERTIEQHILDGLTHVPMRTTKLKTELIDVDLVRGSSFPKAKPKHGLMTVACLAFQRLMFLPLYKKWWIQQTSYRIFVLFLLLYSLQTINIFLYYIYASRENEAEIVSMSEVLVPVVMMLVLCTVHSHIVSTHSGPTMTYNQSRQRITRRSRHVRSRNGKSRPRQNLRVHKDSKSSQDIASEKASTGSEEVLTAVRFAKKVVIQNGSQSQEPASAQVVYDKESLSTTGENSDPSNENVANREQQDDVPEEHVANIHQDDDGFESLNGNVSSDNDKVIGRALVQGNKSRLGLPRQNKAHRSWSEDSTIQVSSKSISSKNSAPDPLKNDDNFMDSKSNIHGHIKDKDTSSKILGSRNTRQQCESEEEGECEEATTHHLTEATTSATEWMGVTTNSDECSYSSELGESDIASEANYGEFVEHPFLWEFELPPPILFNSTCTSSDRVSCTIWTRRDIKKAELSVLDISSAIIARVESMPEGMNYFYGGLILSAALCLIPSIKRLSDHVGSDNIGNASVSLLPSDMIQVNFETYTDDLCRIIGIAFGSTFWERTMVLISIFERFTLSCCLFFLLAVAERTYKQRLLYAKLFSHLTSSRRARKSDLPHFRLNKVRNIKTWLSVRSYLKRRGPQRSVDVIVSAVFLVTLLLLSLVSLELIKDLESLHSRYNVEALFWCFSLGIFILRFMTLGTKINKKYRNLSILITEQINLYLQIEQKPHKKEELMVANSVLKLAADLIKELESPFKISGLSANPYLYTITKVVLLSALSGVLSELLGFKLKLHKIKIK from the exons ATGCGTTTGATCCATATGGGTCTCAACGAACTGGTGCACTG gTATCAAAAAAAGATTGGAACGTATGATAAGCAGCAATGGGAGAGAACAATAGAGCAACATATTCTTGATGGACTTACGCATGTTCCAATGAGAACAACGAAACTTAAAACGGAGCTAATTGATGTGGATCTCGTTCGTG GATCTTCATTTCCAAAAGCTAAGCCGAAGCATGGTTTGATGACAGTAGCTTGCCTAGCGTTTCAGCGACTCATGTTCCTTCCATTGTACAAAAAGTGGTGGATACAGCAGACAAGTTATCGCATCTTTGTGCTTTTCTTGTTACTGTACAGCTTGCAAACGATCAACATATTCCTGTATTACATTTATGCAAGCAGGGAAAATGAGGCGGAA ATTGTGTCAATGTCAGAAGTATTAGTACCTGTTGTTATGATGTTGGTCCTGTGCACTGTTCATTCCCATATTGTATCGACACATTCGGGTCCTACTATGACGTACAATCAATCCAGGCAACGAATAACAAGACGCTCTCGACACGTTAGATCCAGAAATGGGAAATCAAGGCCTAGACAAAATTTAC GTGTACATAAGGATTCAAAATCCTCTCAAGATATAGCTTCTGAGAAAGCGAGTACAGGAAGTGAAGAAGTACTCACTGCAGTAAGATTTGCTAAGAAAGTAGTGATTCAGAATGGCAGCCAATCTcag GAACCGGCAAGCGCTCAAGTAGTATATGACAAAGAATCATTAAGTACAACTGGAGAAAATTCTGATCCCTCAAACGAGAATGTAGCTAATCGCGAACAGCAAG ATGATGTACCAGAGGAACATGTAGCAAATATACATCAAGACGATGATGGCTTTGAAAGTTTAAATGGTAATGTTTCTAGTGATAATGACAAAGTGATAGGCCGTGCCCTGGTGCAAGGAAATAAATCACGACTAGGTCTGCCACGACAGAATAAAGCTCACAGGTCATGGTCGGAAGACAGTACCATTCAGGTTTCATCAAAGTCAATTTCATCAAAGAACTCAG CACCTGACCCGTTAAAAAATGATGACAATTTTATGGATAGCAAAAGCAACATTCACGGCCATATTAAG GATAAAGATACGTCATCAAAAATATTGGGATCAAGAAATACACGGCAGCAGTGCGAGAGCGAAGAGGAAGGCGAGTGTGAGGAGGCTACAACGCATCATCTCACGGAGGCAACAACTTCCGCCACGGAATGGATGGGAGTAACAACCAACAGTGACGAGTGTAGTTACAG TTCGGAACTTGGGGAATCTGATATAGCCAGCGAGGCTAATTATGGAGAATTCGTGGAGCATCCTTTCTTATGGGAATTTGAATTACCACCTccgatattatttaattctacttGCACATCGTCTGATCGTG TTTCGTGTACGATTTGGACGCGGCGTGACATCAAGAAGGCTGAATTATCAGTGCTTGATATCAGTTCAGCAATTATTGCCAGAGTCGAATCCATGCCAGAGGgcatgaattatttttacggcGGTTTGATACTTAGTGCCGCGTTATGTCTGATACCATCAATAAAACGGCTGAGTGATCATGTGGGATCAGATAACATCGGTAATGCATCTGTTAGTCTGTTACCAAGTGACATGATCCAGGTGAACTTTGAAACCTACACCGATGACTTGTGCAGAATAATTGGCATAGCATTCGGAAGTACTTTTTG GGAACGAACGATGGtgttaatttcaatatttgaaaGATTCACGCTGTCATGCTGTCTATTTTTCTTGCTTGCAGTAGCGGAACGAACGTATAAACAGAGGCttttgtatgcaaaattattttctcactTGACTTCATCCAGACGCGCGCGTAAGTCCGATTTGCCGCACTTCCGCTTGAACAAAGTGCGCAACATAAAGACATGGTTGAGCGTCAGATCTTATTTGAAA CGAAGAGGCCCGCAACGATCTGTAGACGTAATTGTTTCAGCAGTATTTCTTGTTACGTTATTATTGCTGTCACTCGTGAGTctggaattaattaaa gatCTCGAAAGTTTGCACTCACGATACAATGTCGAGGCATTATTCTGGTGCTTCTCGCTTgggatatttatattacgatTTATGACGTTAGGAACAAAGATCAACAAAAAGTACAGAAATCTCTCAATTTTGATAACTGAACAG ATCAACTTATACTTGCAAATTGAGCAAAAGCCACATAAGAAAGAAGAGCTTATGGTTGCAAATAGCGTATTGAAATTGGCGGCTGACTTGATAAAG GAATTGGAGAGTCCGTTCAAAATCTCTGGACTCTCGGCTAATCCGTATCTGTACACCATTACTAAAGTGGTGCTACTGTCAGCACTCTCAGGCGTGCTTTCGGAATTGCTCGGTTTCAAGCTGAAactgcataaaataaaaatcaaataa